From Melitaea cinxia chromosome 3, ilMelCinx1.1, whole genome shotgun sequence, one genomic window encodes:
- the LOC123668183 gene encoding uncharacterized protein LOC123668183: MEVFLYNSTVCRLCGEENDNGTLLYSNEENNQNLSEIINTHLPLKVSDDGELPRTICPGCTIQLEATVEFLNLIINGQKIIRELYQREKEYKKNILNTSSNTREVLSEKIIYEINTSDGVYHVEHPISLQVAGLDKPKRKRGRPKKTKTPDNIAQQSVTKEQQPEVSSKPDEKDEEEPSGKRKRKAPTRFSEAVQGKELERIFIEVGVIDGEEEKKAKADAAPKEPEVIGHLEDSGELVVVVKGKGRGRPKGRMSQTVEECAVCRQQFSSRGRYMSHVASHGRVRFRCDCGATFVTRAALAAHHEAAAHTGETVEAADKSQSKDSLDIAKETTAENNNTPPTDKKDETDDPQALPDLSDASKPAINAVDVTEEVVDATEDNDNSNNEKIVSDSASEDGNDEVETNKEKKHKCNHCGKLFCNRQSKSLHIKAVHLGEKSYACTECEARFAYPQSLAVHRVSHRRFRPTNGYACDLCGKVLNHPSSVVYHKQAEHAAQRYVCGACGKAFRHKQLLQRHQLVHSQARPFTCRTCNASFKTKANLINHQILHSGVKKFSCDICKQKFAHKTSLTLHMRWHTGVKPYSCNVCGKSFSQKGNLSEHSRIHTGEKPYQCTQCPRRFTTSSQHRLHARRHARRPAHDRTAVEAIVRRRRMLARRNLQQTQTQISLLVDDKNQQAQLQVPQVQVPHPIMEKLELDDVDTEESVIYVAYEADDSDATAFHILDPEQMENDMANYYQYNMGFSQKIIFKDKVLPSKCHCQPDHIKRMHDAVLSQKCEKSMLTEPVLIVEKSVQCHFINKDDIEENKVLSPCDMYSGTSLLVPQLQPLKMESGEEEEGVLQAEQLVLERENIPVTDEQGNPLHFTMQDGTKLAITSIDGKTLQVITQDGQTIPVEINDFNEEEALSPEPAAPVHRAGGASPAHYYIV, translated from the exons ATGGAAGTGTTTCTCTACAATTCCACCGTTTGTAGACTATGTGGCGAAGAAAATGATAATGGAACTTTATTATATTCTAACGAAGAAAATAATCAAAACTTGAGTGAAATTATTAACACACATTTACCTTTAAAG GTATCAGATGACGGTGAGCTTCCTAGGACTATTTGTCCTGGCTGTACAATACAATTAGAAGCTACAGTAGAATTTTTGAATCTAATTATTAATGGACAA aaaattatACGGGAGTTGTATCAAAgagaaaaagaatataaaaaaaatattttgaatacgtCTAGTAACACACGGGAAGTTTTATCAGAAAAAATTATCTATGAAA TTAACACAAGCGATGGAGTATATCATGTGGAACATCCTATATCACTACAAGTTGCAGGTCTTGATAAGCCTAAAAGAAAACGGGGTAGGCCTAAGAAAACTAAAACACCAGACAATATTGCACAACAATCGGTGACCAAAGAACAACAACCAGAAGTCAGTAGTAAACCTGATGAGAAGGATGAAGAGGAACCATCGggtaaaaggaaaagaaaagcaCCAACTAGGTTTAGTGAAGCTGTGCAG GGTAAAGAATTAGAACGAATATTCATAGAAGTAGGAGTGATAGATGGAGAGGAAGAGAAAAAAGCCAAAGCCGACGCAGCTCCAAAGGAACCAGAGGTAATCGGACATTTGGAAGACTCAGGAGAGCTGGTTGTTGTTGTAAAGGGCAAGGGACGGGGAAGACCGAAGG GCCGCATGAGCCAGACAGTCGAAGAGTGCGCGGTGTGCCGGCAGCAGTTCTCCTCGCGGGGCCGCTACATGTCGCACGTGGCGTCGCACGGCCGCGTGCGCTTCCGCTGCGACTGCGGCGCCACCTTCGTCACCCGCGCCGCCCTCGCCGCACACCACGAGGCCGCCGCGCATACGGGCGAGACTGTCGAAGCCGCTGATAAG TCCCAATCTAAAGATTCACTTGACATTGCAAAAGAGACAACAGCAGAAAACAACAATACACCTCCGACTGACAAAAAAGATGAAACAGATGATCCTCAAGCACTTCCCGACTTGAGTGATGCAAGCAAGCCTGCGATAAACGCAGTGGATGTCACTGAAGAAGTAGTAGATGCGACTGAAGATAATGATAACAGCAATAATGAGAAAATTG TTTCAGACAGTGCTAGCGAAGATGGTAATGATGAAGTAGAAACAAACAAAGAGAAAAAACACAAGTGCAATCATTGcggtaaattattttgtaacagaCAAAGCAAGTCATTACACATTAAG GCGGTACACCTTGGAGAGAAGTCATATGCTTGTACAGAATGCGAAGCACGTTTCGCTTACCCGCAGTCATTGGCAGTACACCGGGTCTCGCATCGCCGCTTCCGTCCTACTAATGGTTATGCGTGCGACCTTTGTGGAAAG GTGCTGAACCACCCGTCGTCCGTGGTGTACCACAAGCAGGCGGAGCACGCGGCGCAGCGCTACGTGTGCGGAGCGTGCGGGAAGGCCTTCCGACACAAGCAGCTGCTGCAGCGGCACCAGCTCGTGCACTCGCAGGCGCGCCCCTTCACTTGCAGG acgTGCAATGCGTCGTTTAAGACCAAAGCGAACCTGATTAACCACCAAATTCTACATTCCGGCGTTAAAAAGTTCTCGTGCGATATTTGTAAACAGAAATTTGCACACAAAACCAGTCTCACGTTACACATGAGATGGCACACTG GCGTTAAGCCATATTCGTGTAACGTGTGCGGTAAGAGCTTCAGCCAGAAGGGTAACCTGTCGGAGCACTCTCGCATCCACACGGGCGAGAAGCCCTACCAGTGCACGCAGTGCCCGCGCCGCTTCACCACCTCCTCGCAGCACCGCCTGCACGCGCGCCGCCACGCGCGCCGGCCCGCGCACGACAG GACCGCAGTGGAAGCCATCGTCCGGCGTCGGCGTATGCTAGCCAGGCGGAATCTCCAACAGACTCAGACGCAGATCAGCCTGCTCGTAGACGATAAGAACCAGCAGGCGCAGTTGCAGGTGCCACAAGTGCAGGTGCCGCACCCGATCATGGAGAAGTTGGAGCTGGACGATGTGGACACGGAGGAGAGCGTCATATACGTGGCGTACGAAGCGGATGACTCTGATGCGACTGCCTTTCACATACTGGACCCTGAACAG aTGGAAAATGACATGGCAAATTACTACCAGTACAACATGGGTTTCAgccagaaaataatttttaaagataaagttTTGCCTTCTAAATGTCATTGCCAACCAGATCACATTAAAAGAATGCATGATGCTG tattatCCCAAAAATGTGAGAAAAGTATGTTAACAGAACCTGTTCTAATAGTTGAAAAATCAGTCCagtgtcattttataaataaa GATGACATAGAAGAAAACAAAGTGCTGAGCCCATGCGACATGTATTCGGGCACGTCCCTGCTGGTGCCGCAGCTGCAGCCGCTGAAGATGGAGAGCGGTGAGGAGGAGGAGGGCGTTCTGCAGGCTGAGCAGCTGGTGCTAGAGAGGGAGAACATACCG GTAACGGACGAGCAAGGGAATCCTCTGCACTTTACAATGCAAGATGGCACAAAACTTGCCATCACATCCATAGACGGGAAAACTTTGCAG GTCATTACGCAAGACGGACAAACTATACCAGTTGAGATTAACGACTTCAACGAGGAAGAG GCCCTCAGCCCGGAGCCCGCTGCCCCGGTGCACAGGGCGGGAGGCGCGTCGCCCGCGCACTACTACATCGTGTAG
- the LOC123669641 gene encoding translationally-controlled tumor protein homolog: MRIYKDIITGDEMFSDTYKIKLVDEVIYEVTGKLETRTQGDIKIEGFNPSAEDADEGTDSATESGVDIVLNHRLVECYAFGDKKSFTLYLKDYMKKLVAKLEEKSPDQVEVFKTNMNKVMKDILSRFKDLQFFTGESMDCDGMVAMLEYRDINGVSTPVMMFFKHGLEEEKF, encoded by the exons ATGAGGATCTATAAGGATATTATTACTG gTGACGAGATGTTCTCGGACACTTACAAAATCAAGCTGGTCGATGAAGTTATCTACGAAGTCACCGGTAAACTCGAGACGAGAACTCAGGGCGACATCAAAATCGAGGGTTTTAACCCCTCCGCTGAAGATGCCGACGAGGGAACAGATTCAGCGACCGAGAGTGGTGTAGATATCGTTCTTAATCACAGGCTCGTTGAGTGCTACGCCTTCGGAGATAAAAAATCTTTCACACTGTACCTTAAAGACTACATGAAAAA ATTAGTTGCTAAATTGGAAGAAAAGTCACCAGACCAAGTAGAAGTTTTCAAAACGAATATGAACAAGGTCATGAAGGATATCCTTAGCAGGTTTAAGGACCTTCAGTTCTTTACTGGTGAATCTATGGACTGTGATGGTATGGTGGCCATGTTAGAGTACAGGGATATAAATGGAGTTTCAACCCCTGTCATGATGTTCTTCAAGCACGGGCTAGAAGAggagaaattttaa